In one Maniola hyperantus chromosome 6, iAphHyp1.2, whole genome shotgun sequence genomic region, the following are encoded:
- the LOC117982998 gene encoding TNF receptor-associated factor 6-like, with protein MDPNKTKSATEGIAPMGITALNDTVLSNQPESRYECPVCLNWLRDPVITTCGHKFCKSCITSWLQNSGHCPIDNINLSMKVDIFPDNYTKREIQEQRMSCPFAAKGCAVKVTPLDLDAHITICEFNQPDVSTQAEVRVPCSFHAVGCKETFDSQEDMNTHLHKDIQSHMSYLMNAYSKIQIDSDISNASIDAKEQEAMSLWEAPDKNGAQATPAPLNNTSALIRALYERVVVLEQRNREQDIVIANMSKQLAALAVAKMKQNSDMLLRYCMGNYIWKIDNFKARCDAMLKDHFKMLYSPGFYTSPNGYRFCVRLNISPQNPLFFALHVHLMKTEYDDCLEWPFNGRISFAMINQYEPEMTQRDTMMSNSNLIAFRKPTSEICVRGFGYTEYAVVSDVVRNGFVKDDSLVIRVNIRCV; from the exons ATGGATCCAAACAAAACTAAAAGTGCTACGGAAGGTATTGCA CCAATGGGCATTACAGCACTAAATGACACAGTGCTAAGCAATCAACCAGAGTCCAGATATGAGTGCCCGGTGTGTCTCAACTGGTTGCGAGACCCCGTCATCACCACGTGCGGACACAAGTTCTGTAAAAGCTGCATCACCTCTTGGTTGCA GAACAGTGGTCACTGTCCGATAGACAATATAAACCTTAGCATGAAGGTGGATATTTTCCCTGACAACTACACTAAAAGGGAGATTCAAGAGCAGAGAATGTCCTGTCCATTTGCAGCTAAAg GTTGTGCAGTCAAAGTCACCCCACTAGACTTAGATGCTCACATAACCATATGTGAGTTTAATCAACCAGACGTATCCACGCAAGCCGAAGTACGAGTGCCGTGTTCGTTCCACGCCGTCggttgtaaggaaacatttgacAGCCAGGAGGACATGAATACTCATTTGCACAAAGACATACAGAGTCACATGAGT TATCTAATGAACGCGTACTCAAAGATACAAATAGACAGTGACATATCGAACGCAAGTATCGACGCGAAAGAACAGGAGGCGATGAGTCTGTGGGAAGCTCCGGACAAAAACGGCGCACAGGCCACCCCGGCGCCGCTCAATAACACCAGTGCTCTTATTAG AGCACTCTACGAAAGAGTAGTAGTACTGGAACAAAGAAACCGCGAACAGGACATAGTGATAGCAAACATGTCCAAGCAGCTGGCAGCGCTCGCCGTGGCCAAGATGAAACAGAACAGCGATATGCTACTACGGTACTGCATGGGCAACTATATATGGAAGATCGATAACTTCAAGGCACGCTGCGACGCCATGCTGAAAGACCACTTCAAGATGTTGTACAGCCCGGGGTTTTATACCTCGCCGAATGGCTACAG GTTCTGCGTCCGTCTAAACATATCTCCTCAAAACCCACTCTTCTTCGCTCTACACGTCCACCTCATGAAGACTGAATACGACGATTGCCTCGAATGGCCCTTCAACGGCCGCATATCCTTCGCCATGATCAACCAGTACGAACCAGAAATGACGCAAAGAGACACCATGATGTCTAACTCCAACCTCATAGCGTTCAGGAAACCTACTTCGGAAATATGCGTTCGGGGGTTTGGTTACACCGAGTATGCGGTCGTTAGTGACGTGGTTAGGAACGGGTTTGTCAAGGACGATAGTCTCGTGATTAGAGTCAACATTAGGTGTGTATGA